The segment GAGCGTGGCCTTCCCGAATGCATACGCCAGGTGCAAAGCGCCGGAAGTCGTTCCGGAAAGATAGGGGAGTATCACAACATCGACGTCTTGAAAAATCTTCCAGATCTCTTCGTTCGATATGTAGCCCGGCAGCAACCGCGCCGACTCAAATCCCTTGGCCCTTTCGATAAGGTCCTCATCGCCTGGATTCACCACCCCTGCGATGACCGTATTAAAATGATGTCCTTCAATTTGCATTTCCTTGCACGCTTCAATGAATAATTCCAGCCCCTTATGGCGCTTGAAGCCGAAGAAAAGAATCGTAGGATGCTCGTTGCCGGGATGAGCTTCGGCGGCTGTGTTCTTCGAAAAAGTAGTGAACAAGAGATAATTGCCGTGGGGAATTACCTCCATCCTTGAACGGGGAATCGCACGCTCCTCTTCAAGCAGCCGGGCCGTCCGTTCGTTATGCACGATAACGGCGTCGCTTTTCCGGAGCAGAAAATCCGCCGATCTTCTCTCCATCGGCGATATCGAGGCGATTCTTTCACGGTTCACTTCATGGACCGTTCTGACGATCTTTATTTGCAGGAGTTTGAACAAAAAATGAAGGAAAAGGTCCAAATACCAATGTTCGGTCGTGCTGTGAATATGAGCGGTTCGTATCTTGTTTCTCTTGAGCACAAAAACATATCGCGCAAAGTTCAGCAGAGTGATGAGCAGCCGAATAATCCTGTTTCTGTTGTACGGAGACAAAATGAAAATCTCCACCTCCGGCGCCAGCAGATCGAATTCCTTTTCTCCCGCTTCCTTGGTGGTGAAAATGAGAGTCAGGATGAGTTTGCCAATGCCTCTGTCTTTAACCAGCGCATTACACAACTGGGTCGTATAATGATAATGGCCTTCCCTGGGAACCGGAACAACGACCGTTGCGTTCAACGGCCGCGTGTCTTTTTGAGAAGCCTCTTTCATCCGTTCACAACCGTCTTATAAACTTCCATTGTTTTGGTTGCAGCCGTCTCCCAGGAAAATTCGTGAGCGCGTTTAAGAGAGCGCTCTCTGAGCGCTTGCGAAAGAGCATTGTCCGAGAGCACGGCAAGCAGCGCTTTTTTCATTTCCTCCCGGTTGGTGGGCTCGAAAAGAAGGCCGGCATCTCCAACAATTTCGGGCAGCGAACAGGCATTGGAGGTGACGACGGGGATCCCGCACGCCATGGCCTCAATCACCGGTATCCCGAAGCCCTCGAGCAACGAAGGAAGCACAAACAAATCAGCGCCGTTATAGAAGGAAGGCATGTCTTCCTGGGGAATATATCCCATGCATTTAATGCTTTCCTCGAGATTCAATTGCGCGATCTTCCTGAATATCGTGTTGAAGAACCATCCACGCGCTCCGACAAGAACCAGGCGGTGAGGAATCCGGTGGTCCCGCTTGATGGAACCGAAAATTTCTATTAACCTCTCCACGTTCTTATTCGGTTGGAACGTCCCGACAAAAAGGATATACGGCCCTTCAATGCCATGTTTCTGCAGCGTTCTCGCTACGGCATCCCTGTCTTCAAGCATCCGGTATATGGGAGAAATCCCGTGGTAGATGACTGCAACTTTTTCTTCGGCTACCTCCAGGTACGTGCAGATGTCTTTCTTGGAAAATTCAGATACCGTAACGATTTTGTCGGCCTGGCGGGCCGATCGCGTCGTGTGCCTTTTCTTGAATTCCACCCATTCCGGTCTCAGGGAATCGGGAGTACGCATATAAGCCATGTCGTGGATGGTCACCACACTCTTGCCTCGAGACACCCGGGGCACAAGGTCGTCCAGTCCGTGAAAAATATCGAATTTACCGGCAGCAAGCTCGATGGGAACCAGCCAATCGCGAAACACCTGCGGCGGAATCCGGCTGATTTTTGTCTCCATTCGGGCGCCGTTGAATTGCGAAAGGAATTTCCGGCATTCAGCAAGATGGCGGCCCTTCAGAAAATTCGCGAACAGCACGAAGTCGTGCCCGTCCCCCAGCGACAACAGCCGCAGGGCGAGATGGTAAATGTACCAGTAGACGCCTGCTTTCTCCGTCCCGTCCAGGCAGTTTCTTGTCACATCTAAAATGATTCTCATGTATCCTACCGCGGCGTGGAGCCGGCAGGTCACGCCGAAGAGCAAACTTTCTGATAAACGCCCAATGTTGCCATCGCGGCCTTTTCCCACGTAAATTCCGCAGCCCGCTTCTTGCCCGACTCTCTGAGCCGGTCTGCAAAGGAACGGTCGCTGATGATCTTGAAGATGCCTTCCGCTATCTGCTCGACTTCGGTGGGATCAACAAGAAGCGCCGCCCCGTCTGCAATCTCCGGGAGTGAACAAACGTTCGACGTCAACACCGGAACCCCCGACGCCATCGCCTCGAGTACCGGCATGCCGAACCCCTCATGCAGCGACGGAAAAACAAACGCGTCCGCCCCGGCATACAGGAGCGGCATATCCTCTTGCGGAACGGGTCCCGTACAAGTTATTACCTTTTCCAAACCGAGTTCATGAATCCTGTTGAACGTGCCCTCGAAGCGCCATCCTTTCGCGCCGACCAGCACCAACTGGTGAGGAATCGATTCCTGCTTCCTTAGCCGATAATACGCCTCGATCAGGCGGTCGATGTTCTTGTGCGGCCAAAAGGTGCCGATGTAAAGCAAATACGGTTTCTTCACAGAATAAGAAGCGAGGGCTTTGGCAATCAGCTCTTCGTTATCCAGTTGTCGATATAATGGATCGACCCCGTGATGTATGACCGTTATCTTGTCAGGCGGCAGATTCAAATGGGCTGAAGCCTCCCGCTTCGTGAATTCGGAAACTGCAATGATGTGATGCGCCCTCTTCGTAGACGCCGTAGTTATCTTCTCATTCGCTTGTATCCATTCCTTCTTCAGCAAATGCGGAATCCGCCGGTAGGCGAGGTCGTGAAGAGTCACAATCCGTTTCGCTGAACGAGTGGGGGGAACGTAATCAACCATTCCATGAAAAACGTCAACCGGCCCGACCGCCAGTTCTATCGGCAATCCCAGACTCCTCCACACCTGCGGGGGAATGCGGCTTATCCGTTCTCTGAAGGAGGCGTCCGGAAATAAAGAAAAGAATTCCCTCGTCGTTTCGAGATGTTTTCCCTTGATGAAGTTCGCGAACAGCACGTATTCATTCTTCGAATCCGCCTTCAAGAGATTCGAGACAATGTAGTATATGTACCAGTAATAGCCGGCTTTGCCGGCGCCCGGTGAGCAGGCCCTCAAAACATCAAGCGCGATCTTCATCTCAGTTATTCGATGCGCTCCTCTTGGTCAACACCTGCGTGTATATGCCCAGGATTCGCTTCATATGGGCTTCGGCCGTATATTCTTGCTCCGCCCGCTGTCTTCCCTTGATCCCCATCTCGTTTGCCCGCTGCCTATTTTGCAGCACAATTCTGAGCTTGTCCGCCAGGTCGGTCGAATTATTCGGCTCAAAAAGGAGGCCGGTTTCTCCGTCCACTATTATTTCGGGTATTCCTCCGACGCGGCTGCCAATAACCGGTCGTCCTGCCGCCATCGCTTCCAGAAGCACAAGCGGGCAGTTTTCGAGGATCGTTGCGGGCAGAACAAGCACAGTAGCGCGGGTATAATATTGCTTCAGACGCTCGGGCGGCACTCCTCCGGTAAACCGCACGCATTCCTGAAGCCCCAATTCCTTCGACAGCTTGAGCAACTCTTCTTCGGCGGGCCCGCTGCCGACGATATCTGCAGTCAGCTCCGGCACATCCTTGAGCACCTCCCGCAACGCCCTCAGAAGCACATGCACTCCTTTTCCCGGAAACAGGCTTCCGATGAAAAGAATTTTTGGGGCGCCGTCCGGGACGGGGCTTGCTTCAACGTCAAGCCGGCTCACGAAATTGGGTACGTGCTCCGTTGCGATCCCAAGATGAGAAAAGATTTCACCAAGCGCCTTGCTCGGCACTATCACCCGGTCGAACCGCCTTCGCAAAAGAAACTCGAGCGCCTTTCGCGCCGGCAGACGAAACCAGAAGCTCCGCCTGCCGAGGCACCCGATCCTCAGGCAGTGCATCCCATGACCCAGCAAACATACTTCTCCCGTAACATCGATGCCGCTTCCGTTGGGGCAGACGATGCGGCAGTCATGAATCGTCTGAACCAGCGGCAGAGCCAGAGGAATTGCGGAAATGATGGATAAAGGAAAAAGGAGGTTATTATGCAGATGCACGAGGTCAGGCTTTGCCTCGCTCAACAGCGCCCGGAATTCTGAAATCAGCCCGGGATGAAAATAGACTCGTTTGAATCGTCCCGTCCTCTCAAGATCGCCGGCACTCCTGAGAATCCGGGCGCCCCGGTCCAGAGCGGCAACCGCCTTGTCCTGGCAGGCGACCGTGAAGACTTCGTGTCCCAAAGCCTCCAGCCTGCAGGCAAGTTCTCGTCGATACTGCTCAGCCCCTCCAAGCACATTGGAATCGTCATGAAACATTAATACTTTCATTTTTTGAGGACGGAATTTTTCAACGTCTAATCGATATATCCCAGGCCCTTTAAACGTCGCCGTATATCGGCTTCTTCCTCAGCCGGCGTGCCGTCGCCCGGCTCGCTTTCGGCCGCAAACACGTGGTCTCCCTCCTCGACCCTCACCGGCTTGAAAATTATCGGATGGTCGGAAAGGAAATCGTTTTGGAAAGCCTCGGCAATAACCTTGCCATCCATGTCTTCCGGCACGGGAAGGCCCAGCAAATGCATTATTGTGGGAGCCATGTCCTCTATATGCGCATCCTGAATTCCGGCCCCCTTCTTCGCGTTGCGATCCCTCATGAAAAAGATGCCGTTCATACGGTGAATAGCGGGGCTGAAATCGGCCGGTTTCTCAAAAATCGGTTTGCCGAACAACTCGCCTCGCGGAAGTATCGCCGTCGCGCGGGTGACAAATTGGATATCGGGCGCAAGCTCCATGCACGGGCCGGCGTAAATCTCCTCGCGGCGGTAGGCTTTTTCAACCACGCGCTCGCCGTCGTGGTCCCTCAGGTTCTGGAGCTTCCGGATTATCTCGTCGCGGAGCCTCTCGTATTCCTCGCCGGATGCTACGATTCCCTCCGGCTCTCTGCCCTTCACGTTGAGGTAGATCACCTCTTCGCCGCCCGTCCAGCTCGAATACGCCCTGGTCCTCGTCCAATCGATGACCGGCGGCGCTTCCGTCGCGTCTCTTGCCGGTTTGAGAAACTTCAGGTTGCGCGCCCTGATCCGGCTGAGCATTCCAACAATTCTCTCGCCAAGAATCTTCCTCATGAGCGGTCCAACAAGGAAATTGCGAAGCGCTCTCAGTGGACTGAGCCTGAACGAGCCGCCCTTCTTCAACACCAGCAAGCCCTCGTCCCGAAGCCATCTGTTCACATAAAATTTTTCGTGGATCGGGCCGAACCCGTGGTCGGACATGATAATGACCGACGTGTCTTCGTCAAGCGTGGAAATGATGTCTCCAATGAGATCGTCGACGAGTTCGTAGGAAGTTTCGATCAGGCCGCGGAACTTTGCGCATTTCTCGGGAAACTGTTTCTGGTATTCAGGAATCGTGTATTTCCACGCGACGTGCGCCACCTTATCCGTGATCGAAAACATGACCATCGCGAAGTCCCATGCATTCTTGCTCATCAGAAGCTTGGCCGCCTCGTGCACCTTGCGGGTGCCGTGAACCATGCTCTGATACGCCAAAACTTCGTCGCCGGTATTCAGAAAGACATCCACCGCATCCGTGTCTATCGGATAATCCCCGAGCGCTGCGATAAGCTCCATGTGCAGCTCCGGTGGATGCGTGAACACGCTCATCGGGCTGGGCGTGAGCAGGCCGCCAACCAGAAACCCGTTGACTTTTTCCGGCGGATACGTAACCGGCACATTCACCACGATCACTCTCTTACCCTGCTCGCTCAAAAGGTTCCAGAGGGTTTTCGCCTTGATCGATTTCGCGCTGATGACAGGGCGGGCATAGCTGTTCGGCTTCTTCTCCATGAAGAAATAGACACCGTGCTTGCCGGGCTTTTTCCCCGTCATGAAGGAGCTCCAGGCGACCGAACTGTTCGGAGGAATCGTCGACACCAGTGTGCCGTGCGCCGATTCTTTCAGAAGGCGCGCGAAATTCTTCAGGCGCCCCTTCTTGATCATCGGCGATATAATGTCAAAAGTGGCCCCGTCTACGCCGATTACAACAACTTTTTTCTTTCTCTGATCCACTTGTTTCTCCAGGCGCCTGCCTAATGCCATTCACTTAAGGCGAGGCCGACTGCTTTTTGTACGAATTGCATTCTGCCGCTCCCTTGAATTTCCCCCTTTGGAAAAGGGGGACTAAGGGGGATTCTAGACCGCGATGTTGTTTGTGTCGCATTTCATACATCCTCTTTCGAGGTGCTTAAATGAATGGCATTAGCCGGTCGCTCGTCAACGTTTGAAATCCAGAATGTGGCCGAGGACCGCCTTCGCCCCCTTTGCGACATAATTCGCGTCTTCCCACGAGCGGATGCGGGACAACTGGCGCAACACGAACCGGGCGTTAAAGAACCTCTTGTACACCGCCCGGCACATCTCGGAAACTTCCGCCGGCTCCATGTCGGGCGTCTTCAAAATGGGTTCCATCATTCCGTAGCGGTCGTAATCGAGCGGGTCGATCAGAAACCAATCGTTCTCGACGGCCATATCGTATAGTCCCGTGCCGGGATAGGGAATAACAATGGTCGATTGCAGCATCTCGGCGTATCCCTTCGACATGAGGTTGTCGGCCAGATCGCACGTGCGCTGCGCATCCTCGCGCGTCTCCCACGGATAGCCAACCATGATCGTCAACTGTACGTCGATTCCGGCTTCGCTCGCCGCGCGACAGCCCGCCGTGATATCCTCAACCCTCAGATTCTTGTTCAGCATGTCCAGCGTCTTCTGACTCGCTGATTCAAGCCCGCACTTCACTTTCCGGTAGCCGGCCTTCTTCATGAGATTCGCGTCGCTCTTGCGAAGCAGATCGAACCGGAAGTTGCTCGAGAAGAGGATTTTCTTGTTGTATCCCCGTTCGATCATTCCTTTGCAGAACGTTTCGAGCCATGCACCCGAGGGAAACGTGCCGGTATCATCAAAAATTTCCCGGACCCCATATTCCTCAATCAGAAAACCGATCTCATCCAGCAGGCTCTCCGGTTTCCTCGCGCGGAATTTGGGGTATAAAGTCTTCCAAGAACAAAACTTGCAATTCCACATGCAGTCCCGGCCTACCATCGTATAGAAGAAAGGGTCCCTCTTCTTCCATTTCTCAAAGTACAGGTGGGCCTTCGTGAGCTTTCTGTCGATGAGCGGAAGACTGTCGAGATCAGTATCCAGTGAAAAGCGGCCGGTATCGCGGATCGTATCGCCGTCACGATAATAGATGCCGGCCGGAAGCTCCGATTTGTCCCGCAGAAAACGCGCCAGCTTCAGCAGCGAAACGTCATAGTCGCCGCCTGTTACCGCGTAATCGATCTTCGAGTTTAAAAATGATTCCATCGGCCTGGCCGTTATATGATCCCCGAAGAAAACGATTCGCGTTCGCGGCTCAACCTCTTTTATCCGACCTGCAATTGCCCAGAGCCGCCTCATTATCGGGGTTTTCGTCTCGATCGCAACCAGGTCCGGCCGCTCCCGCTCAATAAACCGCAGGAAGTCCGAAAATTCAATACCCTCGGCAATACAATCCATCCAGAATGCCTCGAACCCGTTCTCCTTCAGCAATGTAGCCGCAGAGGCGGGAACCAAGGGAAAAATATACGAGGGGAAGTGGAACCATTGAAATTGACGGTTCTGAGTCCACATCGGAGAATAGCTGTTATTCTCGAATGATGGATAAGCGATACAGACTTTCATCATCTATTCTCCATCCACAGCGGCTTCTGAATGAAGCAGCTTTTCATGCATTAATTGTTTTACCACACG is part of the Candidatus Abyssobacteria bacterium SURF_5 genome and harbors:
- a CDS encoding glycosyltransferase family 1 protein; its protein translation is MKVLMFHDDSNVLGGAEQYRRELACRLEALGHEVFTVACQDKAVAALDRGARILRSAGDLERTGRFKRVYFHPGLISEFRALLSEAKPDLVHLHNNLLFPLSIISAIPLALPLVQTIHDCRIVCPNGSGIDVTGEVCLLGHGMHCLRIGCLGRRSFWFRLPARKALEFLLRRRFDRVIVPSKALGEIFSHLGIATEHVPNFVSRLDVEASPVPDGAPKILFIGSLFPGKGVHVLLRALREVLKDVPELTADIVGSGPAEEELLKLSKELGLQECVRFTGGVPPERLKQYYTRATVLVLPATILENCPLVLLEAMAAGRPVIGSRVGGIPEIIVDGETGLLFEPNNSTDLADKLRIVLQNRQRANEMGIKGRQRAEQEYTAEAHMKRILGIYTQVLTKRSASNN
- a CDS encoding glycosyltransferase family 1 protein, with amino-acid sequence MKIALDVLRACSPGAGKAGYYWYIYYIVSNLLKADSKNEYVLFANFIKGKHLETTREFFSLFPDASFRERISRIPPQVWRSLGLPIELAVGPVDVFHGMVDYVPPTRSAKRIVTLHDLAYRRIPHLLKKEWIQANEKITTASTKRAHHIIAVSEFTKREASAHLNLPPDKITVIHHGVDPLYRQLDNEELIAKALASYSVKKPYLLYIGTFWPHKNIDRLIEAYYRLRKQESIPHQLVLVGAKGWRFEGTFNRIHELGLEKVITCTGPVPQEDMPLLYAGADAFVFPSLHEGFGMPVLEAMASGVPVLTSNVCSLPEIADGAALLVDPTEVEQIAEGIFKIISDRSFADRLRESGKKRAAEFTWEKAAMATLGVYQKVCSSA
- a CDS encoding glycosyltransferase encodes the protein MKEASQKDTRPLNATVVVPVPREGHYHYTTQLCNALVKDRGIGKLILTLIFTTKEAGEKEFDLLAPEVEIFILSPYNRNRIIRLLITLLNFARYVFVLKRNKIRTAHIHSTTEHWYLDLFLHFLFKLLQIKIVRTVHEVNRERIASISPMERRSADFLLRKSDAVIVHNERTARLLEEERAIPRSRMEVIPHGNYLLFTTFSKNTAAEAHPGNEHPTILFFGFKRHKGLELFIEACKEMQIEGHHFNTVIAGVVNPGDEDLIERAKGFESARLLPGYISNEEIWKIFQDVDVVILPYLSGTTSGALHLAYAFGKATLISDLPCFLDVALPEQTSLVVKTGDKKALKEGMIRLLQDDQLRGELARKGLERESSSEFAWPEIARKTIDLFAGLCTRVPGNE
- a CDS encoding radical SAM protein, which codes for MMKVCIAYPSFENNSYSPMWTQNRQFQWFHFPSYIFPLVPASAATLLKENGFEAFWMDCIAEGIEFSDFLRFIERERPDLVAIETKTPIMRRLWAIAGRIKEVEPRTRIVFFGDHITARPMESFLNSKIDYAVTGGDYDVSLLKLARFLRDKSELPAGIYYRDGDTIRDTGRFSLDTDLDSLPLIDRKLTKAHLYFEKWKKRDPFFYTMVGRDCMWNCKFCSWKTLYPKFRARKPESLLDEIGFLIEEYGVREIFDDTGTFPSGAWLETFCKGMIERGYNKKILFSSNFRFDLLRKSDANLMKKAGYRKVKCGLESASQKTLDMLNKNLRVEDITAGCRAASEAGIDVQLTIMVGYPWETREDAQRTCDLADNLMSKGYAEMLQSTIVIPYPGTGLYDMAVENDWFLIDPLDYDRYGMMEPILKTPDMEPAEVSEMCRAVYKRFFNARFVLRQLSRIRSWEDANYVAKGAKAVLGHILDFKR
- a CDS encoding glycosyltransferase family 1 protein, with the translated sequence MLFGVTCRLHAAVGYMRIILDVTRNCLDGTEKAGVYWYIYHLALRLLSLGDGHDFVLFANFLKGRHLAECRKFLSQFNGARMETKISRIPPQVFRDWLVPIELAAGKFDIFHGLDDLVPRVSRGKSVVTIHDMAYMRTPDSLRPEWVEFKKRHTTRSARQADKIVTVSEFSKKDICTYLEVAEEKVAVIYHGISPIYRMLEDRDAVARTLQKHGIEGPYILFVGTFQPNKNVERLIEIFGSIKRDHRIPHRLVLVGARGWFFNTIFRKIAQLNLEESIKCMGYIPQEDMPSFYNGADLFVLPSLLEGFGIPVIEAMACGIPVVTSNACSLPEIVGDAGLLFEPTNREEMKKALLAVLSDNALSQALRERSLKRAHEFSWETAATKTMEVYKTVVNG